In Streptomyces sp. NBC_00569, a single genomic region encodes these proteins:
- a CDS encoding amino-acid N-acetyltransferase, producing the protein MPAQLPEVTAKAVTVRRARTADVPAVRRLLDAYSREGILLDKATVTLYEDIQEFWVAERDDNAEVVGCGALHVMWEDLAEVRTLAVNPVVRGAGVGHQLLQKLLQTARWIGVRRVFCLTFEVEFFANHGFVEIGEAPVDTIDTDVYSELLRSYDEGVAEFLGLERVKPNTLGNSRMLLHL; encoded by the coding sequence ATGCCAGCACAGCTCCCCGAAGTCACCGCAAAAGCAGTCACCGTGCGCAGGGCGAGGACGGCCGATGTGCCGGCCGTGCGCCGACTCCTCGACGCGTACAGCCGCGAGGGGATCCTGCTCGACAAAGCCACCGTGACGCTTTACGAGGACATCCAGGAGTTCTGGGTCGCGGAACGCGACGACAACGCGGAGGTCGTCGGCTGCGGCGCCCTGCATGTGATGTGGGAAGACCTCGCGGAAGTCCGCACCCTCGCCGTGAATCCGGTGGTCAGGGGCGCGGGCGTCGGTCATCAACTGCTCCAGAAGTTGCTGCAGACCGCGCGCTGGATCGGTGTTCGCCGGGTTTTCTGTCTCACCTTCGAAGTGGAGTTCTTCGCGAACCACGGCTTCGTGGAGATCGGAGAGGCACCCGTCGATACCATCGACACCGATGTCTACAGCGAGCTCTTGCGTTCCTATGACGAGGGTGTCGCGGAGTTCCTCGGTCTCGAACGAGTGAAACCGAACACCTTGGGCAACAGCCGGATGCTTCTGCATCTGTGA
- a CDS encoding BlaI/MecI/CopY family transcriptional regulator: MPRPLGELEDAVMTRVWKWNRPVTVREVLEDLQQERSIAYTTVMTVLDNLHQKGWVRREAEGRAYRYEAVSTRAAYSAALMNDAWSQSDNPAAALVAFFGMMSPEQREALSDAVRMVQGPQAQTLTTQEPEGSEAGEGREEPQDSEQPEAPEASEEPEEPEGPGEPASDAGR; encoded by the coding sequence GTGCCGCGCCCATTGGGAGAACTCGAAGACGCAGTGATGACACGGGTGTGGAAGTGGAACCGCCCCGTGACGGTTCGGGAAGTCCTGGAAGACCTCCAGCAGGAACGGTCCATCGCCTACACCACGGTCATGACCGTTTTGGACAATCTCCACCAGAAGGGCTGGGTGCGCCGCGAAGCGGAAGGCCGGGCCTATCGATATGAGGCCGTCTCCACTCGCGCCGCCTACTCAGCCGCGCTGATGAACGACGCATGGTCCCAGAGTGACAACCCGGCAGCGGCTCTCGTCGCCTTCTTCGGCATGATGTCGCCGGAACAACGCGAAGCACTGAGCGATGCCGTGCGCATGGTGCAGGGACCTCAGGCGCAGACCCTCACGACTCAAGAGCCGGAAGGGTCCGAAGCCGGCGAGGGGCGTGAAGAGCCACAGGACTCCGAACAGCCTGAAGCGCCCGAAGCTTCGGAAGAGCCCGAGGAACCCGAAGGACCCGGGGAGCCGGCCTCGGACGCCGGGCGATAG
- a CDS encoding type III pantothenate kinase — translation MLLTIDVGNTHTVLGLFDGEEIVEHWRISTDARRTADELAVLLQGLMGMHPLLGDELGDGIDGIAICSTVPSVLHELREVTRRYYGDVPAVLVEPGIKTGVPILMDNPKEVGADRIINAVAAVELYGGPAIVVDFGTATTFDAVSARGEYAGGVIAPGIEISVEALGVRGAQLRKIEIARPRSVIGKNTVEAMQSGILYGFAGQVDGVVTRMARELADDPDDVTVIATGGLAPMVLGEAAVIDEHEPWLTLIGLRLVYERNVSRS, via the coding sequence ATGCTGCTCACCATCGACGTAGGCAACACGCACACCGTCCTCGGCCTGTTCGACGGGGAGGAGATCGTCGAGCACTGGCGCATCTCCACCGACGCCCGCCGCACCGCCGACGAACTGGCCGTGCTCCTCCAGGGCCTGATGGGCATGCACCCGCTGCTCGGCGACGAACTCGGCGACGGCATCGACGGCATCGCGATCTGCTCCACCGTCCCCTCGGTCCTGCACGAGCTGCGCGAGGTCACCCGGCGCTACTACGGAGACGTGCCCGCCGTCCTCGTGGAACCCGGCATCAAGACCGGCGTCCCGATCCTCATGGACAACCCCAAGGAGGTCGGCGCCGACCGCATCATCAACGCGGTGGCGGCGGTCGAGCTCTACGGGGGGCCCGCCATCGTCGTCGACTTCGGCACGGCGACCACCTTCGACGCGGTCTCCGCGCGCGGGGAGTACGCCGGCGGCGTCATCGCCCCCGGCATCGAGATCTCCGTGGAGGCCCTGGGCGTCAGGGGCGCCCAGCTCCGCAAGATCGAGATCGCCCGCCCGCGCAGCGTCATCGGCAAGAACACCGTCGAGGCCATGCAGTCCGGCATCCTGTACGGCTTCGCGGGCCAGGTCGACGGCGTCGTGACCCGCATGGCGCGCGAACTCGCCGACGACCCGGACGACGTGACCGTCATCGCCACGGGAGGCCTGGCACCCATGGTGCTCGGCGAGGCCGCGGTGATCGACGAGCATGAGCCGTGGCTGACGCTGATCGGCCTGCGCCTGGTCTACGAGCGGAACGTCTCCCGCTCCTGA
- the nadC gene encoding carboxylating nicotinate-nucleotide diphosphorylase, with translation MSTPDLPLAESGGCGDGCGCGGADADMMECGLDPALSQLLADAGLDPVEVEDIAHMAIAEDLDGGVDVTTVATIPEDAVATADFTAREDGVVAGLRVAEAVLSVVCTDEFEVERHAEDGDRITAGQKLLSVTTRTRDLLTAERSALNILCRLSGIATATRAWADALEGTTAKVRDTRKTTPGLRSLEKFAVRMGGGVNHRMSLSDAALVKDNHVVAAGGVAQAFKAVRESFPGLAVEVEVDTLDQLREVVEAGADLILLDNFTPARTQEAVAIVGGRALLESSGRLTLANAREYAATGVDFLAVGALTHSSPILDVGLDLRAAE, from the coding sequence GTGAGTACCCCCGACCTCCCCCTCGCCGAGAGCGGCGGCTGCGGCGACGGCTGCGGCTGCGGCGGAGCCGACGCCGACATGATGGAGTGCGGCCTCGACCCCGCCCTCTCCCAGCTCCTGGCCGACGCGGGGCTCGACCCCGTGGAGGTCGAGGACATCGCGCACATGGCCATCGCCGAGGACCTGGACGGCGGCGTGGACGTCACCACGGTCGCCACCATCCCCGAGGACGCCGTCGCCACCGCCGACTTCACCGCCCGCGAGGACGGCGTCGTGGCGGGACTGCGCGTCGCCGAGGCCGTTCTGTCCGTGGTCTGCACGGACGAGTTCGAGGTCGAGCGGCACGCGGAGGACGGCGACCGGATCACCGCCGGGCAGAAGCTCCTCAGCGTCACCACCCGCACCCGCGACCTGCTGACCGCCGAGCGCAGCGCCCTCAACATCCTGTGCCGCCTGTCCGGCATCGCGACCGCCACGCGCGCGTGGGCGGACGCGCTGGAGGGGACCACGGCGAAGGTCCGCGACACCCGCAAGACGACGCCCGGCCTGCGCTCCCTGGAGAAGTTCGCCGTCCGCATGGGCGGCGGCGTCAACCACCGCATGTCGCTCTCCGACGCGGCCCTGGTCAAGGACAACCACGTGGTCGCCGCCGGCGGCGTCGCGCAGGCCTTCAAGGCCGTACGGGAGTCCTTCCCCGGCCTCGCCGTCGAGGTCGAGGTCGACACCCTGGACCAGCTGCGCGAGGTCGTCGAGGCGGGCGCCGACCTGATCCTCCTGGACAACTTCACGCCCGCCCGGACCCAGGAGGCCGTCGCGATCGTGGGCGGCCGCGCCCTCCTGGAGTCCTCGGGCCGGCTGACCCTGGCGAACGCGCGCGAGTACGCCGCGACGGGCGTCGACTTCCTCGCGGTGGGCGCGCTGACCCACTCGTCGCCGATCCTGGACGTCGGCCTCGACCTGCGCGCGGCGGAGTAG
- a CDS encoding L-aspartate oxidase — MSATGTTPTGTATGIRLHAPAPGWSVTADVVIVGSGVAGLTAALRCQAAGLRTVVVTKARLDDGSTRWAQGGVAAALGEGDTPEQHLDDTLVAGAGLCDEEAVRTLVTEGPDAVRRLIATGAHFDESADGALALTREGGHHRRRIAHAGGDATGAEISRALVEAVRARGIRTVENALVLDLLTDADGRTAGVSLHVMGEGQHDGVGAALAPAVVLATGGMGQVFSATTNPPVSTGDGVALALRAGAEVSDLEFVQFHPTVLFLGADAEGQQPLVSEAVRGEGAHLVDADGVRFMVGQHELAELAPRDIVAKGITRRMQELGAEHMYLDARHFGAEMWETRFPTILAACRTHGIDPVTEPIPVAPAAHYASGGVRTDLRGRTTVPGLYACGEVACTGVHGANRLASNSLLEGLVYAERIADDIAACHRENGLHARVPAPVPHPETPTHALMPAEARFAIQRVMTQGAGVLRSADSLAEAAAGLGRIHAEAAGALAENGKTAEPGVDTWEATNLLCVARVLVAAARRREETRGCHWREDHADRDDAAWRRHIVVRLNPDRTLAVHTTPTAEFPPTRPECRTNQQEQ; from the coding sequence ATGAGTGCCACAGGGACCACACCCACCGGTACGGCGACCGGCATACGCCTGCACGCGCCCGCGCCCGGCTGGTCCGTCACCGCCGACGTCGTGATCGTCGGCTCCGGTGTCGCCGGACTCACCGCGGCCCTGCGCTGCCAGGCGGCCGGACTGCGGACCGTCGTCGTCACCAAGGCCCGCCTCGACGACGGCTCCACGCGCTGGGCACAGGGCGGCGTCGCCGCGGCGCTCGGCGAGGGCGACACCCCCGAGCAGCATCTCGACGACACGCTCGTCGCGGGCGCGGGCCTGTGCGACGAGGAAGCGGTCCGCACCCTCGTCACGGAGGGCCCCGACGCCGTACGCCGGCTCATCGCGACCGGCGCCCACTTCGACGAGTCGGCCGACGGCGCCCTCGCGCTCACCCGGGAGGGCGGCCACCACCGCCGCCGCATCGCGCACGCGGGCGGCGACGCCACCGGCGCCGAGATCTCCCGCGCCCTCGTCGAGGCGGTACGCGCGCGTGGCATCAGGACCGTCGAGAACGCCCTGGTCCTCGACCTCCTCACGGACGCCGACGGGCGCACGGCGGGTGTCTCCCTGCACGTCATGGGGGAGGGCCAGCACGACGGCGTCGGCGCCGCGCTCGCGCCCGCCGTGGTCCTCGCGACCGGCGGCATGGGCCAGGTCTTCTCCGCCACGACCAATCCGCCCGTCTCCACCGGCGACGGCGTCGCGCTCGCCCTGCGCGCGGGCGCGGAGGTCTCCGACCTGGAGTTCGTGCAGTTCCACCCGACGGTGCTCTTCCTCGGCGCGGACGCGGAGGGCCAGCAGCCGCTGGTCTCCGAGGCCGTACGCGGTGAGGGTGCCCACCTCGTCGACGCCGACGGGGTCCGCTTCATGGTCGGCCAGCACGAGCTGGCCGAGCTCGCGCCGCGCGACATCGTCGCCAAGGGCATCACGCGCCGCATGCAGGAGCTGGGCGCCGAGCACATGTATCTGGACGCCCGGCACTTCGGCGCCGAGATGTGGGAGACCCGGTTCCCCACGATCCTCGCCGCCTGCCGCACCCACGGCATCGACCCGGTCACCGAGCCCATCCCCGTGGCGCCCGCCGCGCACTACGCCTCCGGAGGCGTCCGCACGGACCTCCGGGGCCGCACGACGGTTCCCGGCCTGTACGCGTGCGGAGAGGTCGCCTGCACCGGCGTCCACGGCGCGAACCGCCTCGCCTCCAACTCCCTCCTGGAGGGCCTGGTCTACGCCGAGCGCATCGCGGACGACATCGCCGCGTGCCACCGGGAGAACGGTCTCCACGCGCGCGTGCCCGCACCCGTCCCGCACCCGGAGACCCCGACCCACGCCCTGATGCCGGCCGAGGCACGGTTCGCCATCCAGCGCGTCATGACGCAGGGCGCCGGCGTGCTGCGCTCCGCGGACTCGCTCGCCGAGGCCGCCGCGGGACTCGGCCGCATCCACGCCGAAGCGGCGGGCGCCCTCGCGGAGAACGGCAAGACCGCGGAGCCCGGCGTCGACACCTGGGAGGCCACCAACCTCCTGTGCGTCGCCCGCGTCCTCGTCGCCGCGGCCCGCCGCCGCGAGGAGACCCGCGGCTGCCACTGGCGCGAGGACCACGCCGACCGCGACGACGCGGCATGGCGCCGCCACATCGTCGTACGGCTGAATCCCGACCGGACGCTGGCCGTGCACACCACGCCCACCGCAGAATTCCCCCCGACCCGCCCCGAGTGCCGTACAAACCAGCAGGAGCAGTGA
- the panC gene encoding pantoate--beta-alanine ligase, which produces MTTVLHTADELRARTRAGRRAVVMTMGALHDGHAELIRTARSIAGADGEVVTTVFVNPLQFGAGEDLDRYPRTLDSDVKIAEQAGADVVFAPSADEVYPGGEPQVRVAAGPMGERLEGASRPGHFDGMLTVVAKLLHLTAADIALFGQKDAQQLALVRRMVRDLNFPVEIVGVPTVREDDGLALSSRNRYLSAEERRTALALSQALFAGRDRHAAQEALRARAHEAPSTHARADALNAIGEARAAADAHAVAKASPGGPDAVRAAARQVLDEAARVRPPLTLDYLALVDPADFTDVKRGYTGEAVLAVAARVGATRLIDNIPLTFGAPV; this is translated from the coding sequence ATGACCACAGTGCTGCACACCGCCGATGAACTGCGCGCGCGTACGCGTGCGGGCCGGCGCGCCGTCGTCATGACGATGGGCGCCCTGCACGACGGCCACGCCGAACTGATCCGCACGGCCCGCTCGATCGCCGGTGCCGACGGCGAAGTGGTGACGACCGTCTTCGTGAACCCGCTCCAGTTCGGCGCGGGCGAGGACCTCGACCGCTATCCGCGCACCCTCGACTCCGACGTCAAGATCGCCGAGCAGGCGGGCGCCGACGTCGTGTTCGCGCCCTCCGCGGACGAGGTCTACCCCGGCGGCGAGCCTCAGGTCCGCGTCGCCGCGGGCCCCATGGGCGAGCGCCTCGAAGGCGCCTCGCGGCCCGGCCACTTCGACGGCATGCTCACCGTCGTCGCCAAGCTGCTGCACCTGACCGCGGCCGACATCGCGCTGTTCGGGCAGAAGGACGCCCAGCAGCTCGCCCTGGTCCGCCGCATGGTGCGCGACCTGAACTTCCCCGTGGAGATCGTCGGCGTACCCACCGTGCGCGAGGACGACGGCCTGGCCCTCTCCAGCCGCAACCGCTACCTCTCCGCCGAAGAGCGGCGCACCGCGCTCGCCCTGTCCCAGGCGCTCTTCGCCGGCCGCGACCGGCACGCCGCCCAGGAGGCCCTGCGCGCGCGTGCCCACGAGGCGCCCTCCACGCATGCGCGGGCCGACGCCCTGAACGCGATCGGCGAGGCCCGTGCCGCGGCCGACGCGCACGCCGTCGCGAAGGCGTCGCCCGGCGGCCCCGACGCCGTCCGCGCCGCGGCCCGCCAGGTCCTCGACGAGGCCGCCCGCGTCCGGCCGCCGCTCACGCTGGACTACCTCGCCCTCGTGGACCCTGCCGACTTCACCGACGTGAAGCGCGGCTACACCGGAGAAGCCGTGCTCGCCGTCGCCGCAAGGGTCGGTGCGACGCGGCTGATCGACAACATCCCCCTGACCTTCGGAGCTCCCGTATGA
- a CDS encoding Rossmann-like and DUF2520 domain-containing protein, which yields MNAPPRPEPTDPRDRPARLTVGVVGAGRVGPALAASLALAGHRPVAVSAVSEASVRRAGLMLPDVPVVTPAEVLARAELVLLTVPDDALPGLVEGLVETGSVRPGQLIVHTSGRYGTKVLDPALRAGALPLALHPAMTFTGTPVDVQRLAGCAFGVTAPEELRLAAEALVIEMGGEPEWIREESRPLYHAALALGANHLVTLVAESMELLRTAGVEAPDRMLGPLLGAALDNALRSGDAALTGPVARGDAGTVAAHVTELRKHAPETVAGYLAMARATADRALAHGLLKPELAEDLLGVLADGAEGDKR from the coding sequence GTGAACGCACCTCCTCGACCCGAACCCACCGACCCGAGGGACCGCCCCGCCCGGCTCACCGTCGGAGTGGTCGGCGCGGGCCGTGTCGGCCCCGCCCTGGCGGCCTCCCTGGCCCTCGCGGGGCACCGCCCGGTCGCCGTCTCCGCGGTCTCCGAGGCATCCGTGCGCCGGGCCGGCCTCATGTTGCCCGACGTCCCCGTCGTGACGCCCGCCGAGGTCCTCGCGCGCGCCGAACTCGTGCTTCTCACCGTGCCCGACGACGCGCTGCCCGGCCTCGTGGAAGGGCTCGTCGAGACCGGTTCCGTACGCCCGGGACAACTGATCGTGCACACCTCGGGGCGCTACGGCACGAAGGTGCTCGACCCCGCGCTGCGGGCCGGCGCCCTGCCGCTCGCGCTGCACCCCGCCATGACGTTCACCGGCACCCCCGTGGACGTACAGCGGCTGGCCGGCTGCGCCTTCGGCGTGACCGCGCCCGAGGAGCTGCGCCTCGCCGCGGAAGCGCTCGTCATCGAGATGGGCGGCGAGCCCGAGTGGATCCGCGAGGAGTCGCGCCCGCTCTACCACGCGGCGCTCGCCCTCGGCGCGAACCACCTGGTCACGCTGGTCGCCGAGTCCATGGAACTGCTCCGGACCGCGGGCGTCGAAGCCCCCGACCGGATGCTCGGCCCGCTGCTCGGCGCGGCCCTCGACAACGCCCTCAGGTCCGGTGACGCGGCGCTCACCGGGCCCGTCGCGCGCGGGGACGCGGGCACCGTCGCCGCCCATGTCACCGAGCTGCGCAAGCACGCGCCCGAGACCGTCGCCGGGTATCTGGCGATGGCCCGCGCCACCGCCGACCGTGCCCTCGCGCACGGCCTGCTCAAGCCCGAACTCGCCGAGGACCTGCTGGGGGTCCTGGCCGACGGCGCCGAGGGAGACAAGCGATGA
- a CDS encoding threonine aldolase family protein: MTESEERENPAADDATKARERRAAAVRGAERILGARGLDATIGERLTALTEAAWSVADPDRTGDLYGDGIVEDLEERVAGLLGTEAAAYFPTGTMAQQVALRCWAGRTGNPTVALHPMAHPERHERGAFSALSGLRTVHPTTEPRLPDADEVRDFAEPFGALMLELPLRDAGYVLPTWDELVAVTEAARERDAVVHFDGARLWECTTHFGRSLAEIADLADSVYVSFYKTLGGLSGAALAGPRSFIEEAKTWRHRYGGQLFQQFPAVLSALVGLERELPRVPEYVAHARVVAEALREGFTEAGVPWVRVHPEVPHTHEFQVWLPYASERLDEASVLQAEQTRTALFRRWHEQGPPGLSVTEVTVSARGLEWTADDVRAAVADFVALIPPETAARNA; encoded by the coding sequence ATGACGGAAAGCGAAGAGCGGGAGAACCCCGCGGCGGACGACGCGACGAAGGCGCGGGAGCGCCGCGCCGCGGCCGTGCGGGGCGCCGAGCGGATCCTGGGCGCGCGCGGCCTCGACGCCACCATCGGTGAGCGTCTGACGGCCCTCACGGAGGCCGCGTGGTCGGTCGCCGACCCGGACCGGACCGGCGATCTGTACGGCGACGGCATCGTCGAGGACCTGGAGGAGCGCGTGGCGGGGCTCCTCGGTACTGAGGCGGCCGCCTATTTCCCCACCGGCACGATGGCGCAGCAGGTCGCCCTGCGCTGCTGGGCGGGCCGTACGGGGAACCCGACGGTGGCCCTGCACCCGATGGCGCACCCGGAGCGGCACGAGCGCGGCGCCTTCAGCGCGCTGAGCGGCCTGCGCACCGTCCACCCGACGACCGAGCCGCGACTGCCCGACGCCGACGAGGTGCGCGACTTCGCCGAGCCCTTCGGCGCGCTGATGCTCGAACTGCCGCTCCGGGACGCCGGTTACGTACTGCCCACCTGGGACGAGCTGGTCGCCGTCACCGAGGCGGCCAGGGAACGGGACGCCGTCGTGCACTTCGACGGGGCGCGCCTGTGGGAGTGCACCACCCACTTCGGGCGCTCCCTGGCCGAGATCGCCGACCTCGCCGACAGCGTGTACGTGTCGTTCTACAAGACCCTCGGCGGTCTCAGCGGAGCGGCGCTCGCCGGGCCCCGGTCGTTCATCGAGGAGGCGAAGACCTGGCGCCACCGCTACGGCGGCCAGCTCTTCCAGCAGTTCCCCGCGGTGCTCTCGGCCCTGGTCGGCCTGGAGCGGGAGCTGCCGCGTGTGCCCGAGTACGTGGCCCACGCGCGCGTGGTCGCCGAGGCGCTGCGCGAAGGCTTCACCGAGGCCGGGGTGCCGTGGGTGCGGGTGCACCCCGAGGTGCCGCACACGCACGAGTTCCAGGTCTGGCTGCCGTACGCCTCCGAACGGCTCGACGAGGCGTCGGTGCTGCAGGCCGAGCAGACCCGGACGGCGCTGTTCCGGCGCTGGCACGAGCAGGGTCCTCCGGGGCTCTCGGTCACCGAGGTCACGGTCTCCGCGCGCGGGCTCGAATGGACCGCCGACGACGTCCGCGCGGCCGTCGCGGACTTCGTGGCACTGATCCCTCCGGAGACCGCCGCCCGGAACGCCTGA
- a CDS encoding DUF5937 family protein produces the protein MSVSIDISGLAPERISVVPSPLAELGMALHALAEPAHHPGLQGWTTAVSARLDPCLADRLCEADFLWRTTFSDVFAPFAGIPGRATLPGATLAEELDLLDKLTDRQFVDAALEFTCQNSYALREANPLEDPAMHRRALDLAATRGLPQVQFTQRLLDDPPAVRAWFRRLVEDCEEAFFADIWARVHHQLAADARHKTELLRRKGLAEALTAVSSVVTLDETANLITVDKITVGRTATDDGGLVLVPTSLGWPHLMVLHRFGWQPAITYPVGSPGLTTPATVEQLTRRMTALAHPVRMRLCRHLARGAYTTSELSDAHGMTAPEISRHLTVLKKAGLITTRRRGRYVQHQLDLTAVARLGSDFIEGVLR, from the coding sequence ATGAGCGTGAGCATCGACATCAGCGGGCTGGCCCCGGAGCGGATCAGTGTCGTGCCCTCGCCCCTGGCCGAGCTGGGCATGGCGCTGCACGCGCTGGCCGAGCCCGCGCACCACCCGGGGCTCCAGGGCTGGACGACCGCGGTGTCCGCGCGCCTCGACCCGTGCCTCGCGGACCGGCTCTGCGAGGCGGACTTCCTGTGGCGGACGACGTTCTCGGACGTGTTCGCGCCGTTCGCCGGGATCCCGGGCCGGGCCACCCTGCCCGGCGCCACCCTCGCCGAGGAGCTCGACCTGCTGGACAAGCTGACCGACCGTCAGTTCGTGGACGCGGCACTTGAGTTCACCTGCCAGAACAGCTACGCGCTGCGCGAGGCCAACCCGCTGGAAGACCCGGCCATGCACCGTCGCGCCCTGGACCTCGCGGCCACGCGCGGGCTGCCCCAGGTCCAGTTCACCCAGCGGCTCCTGGACGATCCGCCCGCCGTGCGCGCCTGGTTCCGGCGGCTCGTGGAGGACTGCGAGGAGGCGTTCTTCGCGGACATCTGGGCCCGCGTCCACCACCAGCTCGCGGCCGACGCCCGGCACAAGACCGAGCTCCTGAGGCGCAAGGGCCTGGCCGAGGCGCTGACGGCGGTGTCGTCGGTCGTCACGCTCGACGAGACGGCGAACCTGATCACCGTCGACAAGATCACCGTGGGCCGCACGGCCACGGACGACGGCGGTCTCGTCCTCGTGCCGACCAGCCTCGGCTGGCCGCACCTCATGGTGCTGCACCGCTTCGGATGGCAGCCGGCGATCACGTATCCCGTCGGCTCGCCCGGCCTCACCACACCCGCGACCGTCGAGCAGCTCACGCGCCGGATGACGGCCCTCGCGCACCCCGTACGCATGCGCCTGTGCCGCCACCTCGCCCGCGGCGCGTACACGACGAGCGAGCTCTCCGACGCGCACGGGATGACGGCACCGGAGATATCCCGGCACCTGACCGTGCTCAAGAAGGCGGGCCTGATCACCACGCGCCGCCGGGGCCGCTACGTCCAGCACCAGCTGGATCTGACGGCCGTCGCCCGCCTGGGCAGCGACTTCATCGAGGGCGTACTGCGCTGA
- a CDS encoding response regulator, translated as MAIRVMLVDDQVLLRTGFRMVLDAQPDMEVVAEAGDGVEALEVLRGTAVDVVLMDVRMPKLDGVETTRRICMEENPPKVLILTTFDLDEYAFSGLKAGASGFMLKDVPPGELLGAIRAVHSGDAVVAPSTTRRLLDRFAPMLPSSGKEPQLAELGRLTEREREVMILVAQGLSNGEIAARLVLSEATVKTHVGRILTKLNLRDRVQVVVLAYETGLVRAGGGGAA; from the coding sequence ATGGCGATCCGCGTGATGCTCGTCGACGACCAGGTGCTGCTGCGCACCGGCTTCCGGATGGTGCTCGACGCCCAGCCGGACATGGAGGTCGTCGCCGAGGCGGGCGACGGGGTCGAGGCTCTGGAGGTGCTGCGCGGCACGGCGGTCGACGTGGTCCTGATGGACGTCCGCATGCCGAAGCTGGACGGTGTGGAGACGACGCGGCGGATCTGCATGGAGGAGAACCCGCCGAAGGTGCTCATCCTGACGACGTTCGACCTCGACGAGTACGCCTTCTCGGGGCTGAAGGCCGGGGCGTCGGGGTTCATGCTCAAGGACGTGCCGCCCGGCGAGCTGCTCGGCGCGATCCGGGCCGTGCACAGCGGCGACGCGGTGGTCGCGCCGTCGACGACGCGGCGGCTGCTCGACCGCTTCGCGCCGATGCTGCCCAGCTCGGGGAAGGAGCCGCAGCTCGCCGAGCTCGGCCGGCTCACCGAGCGTGAGCGCGAGGTCATGATCCTCGTCGCGCAGGGACTGTCGAACGGCGAGATCGCCGCCCGGCTCGTCCTGTCGGAGGCGACCGTGAAGACGCACGTGGGCCGCATCCTCACCAAGCTGAACCTGCGCGACCGCGTCCAGGTCGTCGTACTCGCCTACGAGACGGGGCTCGTACGGGCCGGCGGCGGAGGAGCTGCCTGA
- a CDS encoding sensor histidine kinase encodes MQRLYDFFRRHPTWVDSFWAVVLLGVSGMSLIAGQENMQGDARLLGIPVVLALSLAVALRRRVPERMLILIAVVGVFQLVADVRVQPADFAMLVIIYTVAADSPRWASRFALVGGLCAAPLSQLRWPMHETSSAGNVLITVFQMVPFALAWVLGDSVRTRRAYLAQLEERAARLETEREAQSKVAVAAERARIARELHDVVAHNVSVMVVQADGAAYVMDTAPEQARKALETISGTGRQALAEMRRLLGVLRTGEHQESGEYVPQPDVEQLDELIEQVRTAGLPVDFKVEGTPRPLPSGVELTAYRIVQEALTNTRKHGGANAGASVRLVYFDDGLGLLVEDDGKGAPHELYEDGGADGRGHGLIGMRERVGMVGGTLDAGPRPGGGFRISALLPLKPAH; translated from the coding sequence GTGCAGCGCCTCTACGACTTCTTCCGCCGACACCCGACGTGGGTCGACAGCTTCTGGGCCGTCGTCCTCCTCGGGGTCTCCGGCATGAGTCTGATCGCGGGGCAGGAGAACATGCAGGGCGACGCCCGCCTCCTGGGCATCCCCGTCGTCCTGGCGCTGAGCCTGGCCGTGGCCCTGCGCAGGCGCGTTCCGGAGCGGATGCTGATCCTCATCGCCGTCGTGGGCGTCTTCCAGCTCGTCGCGGACGTCCGCGTGCAGCCGGCCGACTTCGCCATGCTGGTGATCATTTACACGGTGGCGGCGGACAGCCCGCGCTGGGCGTCGAGATTCGCGCTCGTCGGCGGCCTGTGCGCGGCGCCTCTGTCGCAGCTGCGCTGGCCGATGCACGAGACGAGCAGCGCGGGCAACGTGCTGATCACGGTCTTCCAGATGGTGCCGTTCGCCCTCGCCTGGGTGCTCGGTGACTCCGTCCGCACGCGCCGCGCCTACCTGGCACAGCTGGAGGAGCGCGCCGCGCGTCTGGAGACGGAGCGCGAGGCCCAGTCGAAGGTCGCCGTCGCCGCCGAGCGGGCCCGGATCGCGCGCGAGCTGCACGACGTCGTCGCCCACAACGTGTCTGTGATGGTGGTGCAGGCGGACGGCGCCGCGTACGTCATGGACACGGCTCCCGAGCAGGCGAGGAAGGCCCTGGAGACGATCTCCGGGACCGGCCGGCAGGCGCTCGCCGAGATGCGGCGCCTGCTCGGAGTGCTGCGCACCGGTGAGCACCAGGAGAGCGGCGAGTACGTGCCGCAGCCCGATGTCGAGCAGCTCGACGAGCTGATCGAGCAGGTGCGCACCGCGGGCCTGCCCGTCGACTTCAAGGTCGAGGGCACCCCGCGCCCGCTGCCCAGCGGCGTCGAGCTGACCGCGTACCGCATCGTGCAGGAGGCGCTCACCAACACCCGTAAGCACGGCGGCGCGAACGCGGGCGCGAGCGTGCGCCTCGTCTACTTCGACGACGGCCTCGGCCTGCTAGTCGAGGACGACGGCAAGGGCGCCCCGCACGAGCTGTACGAGGACGGGGGCGCCGACGGCCGCGGGCACGGACTCATCGGCATGAGGGAGCGCGTCGGTATGGTCGGCGGGACGCTCGACGCGGGACCGCGCCCCGGCGGCGGATTCCGGATCAGCGCGCTGTTGCCGCTCAAGCCCGCCCACTGA